The genomic segment GGGGTGTGCGGTGGCTGCGGCCGAACTGGGCGTGATGGCCGGCGCTGACCGGATTGAAGGTACCCTGATGGGTAACGGGGAGCGCACTGGCAACATGGATCTGGTAACCATGGCCATGAACCTGTATTCACAGGGCATTGATCCGACCCTGGACTTGTCCGGCATGGCGGAAATTACCGAGGTGGTGGAAGCCTGTACCGAGATTTCCACCCACCCGCGTCATCCGTATGCGGGCGAGCTGGTGTTCACCGCCTTCTCAGGCAGCCACCAGGACGCCATCCGTAAGTGCCTGGCCCGCCGTAAGGAGGGCGACGCCTGGAACGTGGCGTACCTGCCCATCGATCCGTTCGATGTGGGCCGTCGCTATGAAGAGGTGGTGCGCATCAATAGCCAGTCCGGCAAGGGTGGCGTTGCTTATGTACTGGAGCGGGACTACGACATTACCCTGCCGCGTTGGTTGCAGATTGAATTCAGTAAAGTGGTCCAGAAAGAAGCCGAGACCAACGGTGGCGAAATTGATTCCCACACCATCCACCGCCTGTTCGAAGACCGCTACCTGAAGGTTCATGAAGACTGGTCACTGCGTTCCTACGATCTGCATCGGGACGAAGCGGGTGTTCGTGCGGAAGTGGTGGTCGGTAGCGACACGTCTCCCGTGACCTTTGAGGGCTGCGGATTGGGTGCGGTTGAGGCGGTGTCTGACGGGCTGGCCAAGCGATTTGGCGTTACGGTGGCGGTAGAGGCATACGATGAGTTTGCTCTGGGCGAGGGCACCAACGCCAATGCCTTGGCCTGTATTCGCCTGACCGCCAATGGTCAGCATTGCAGCGCAGCGGCCCTGGCGGAAGATACCACCTCGGCGACCCTGCAGGCGCTGTTTTCAGCAGTGGCCCAGGCGGTGGGCACGGATATGCCGGCAGCAAAGACGCCGGAAGCGGCGGAAGCGGTCTGATGCCCGGTTCTGTCTACGCCTGAACGCAGAACGGCCGGCATAGTTGCCGGCCGTTCTGTTTTCCGTCTGCCCGTGAGGGGCATCCGGCGGTAAACTGTCGCCCTTACAGAGGGGTTACGTTTTCCGCCTGGGGGCCTTTGGGTCCCTGAGTAACGGTAAACTGCACCTGCTGACCTTCTGTCAGGGTACGGAAACCGTTGGAGTTGATTGCACTGTAGTGAACGAAAACGTCACTGCCGCCTTCCTGGGCAATAAAGCCAAAGCCCTTGGATTCGTTGAACCACTTCACGTGGCCAGTTTTGGTATCGGACATCGATCTTTCCTGTCTTTCTGAAAATTTGCCCTCACGGGACCTTCTTGTTTCGCACAGACTCTGGATCCATACAAACGCGGTTTCCGCCGGAGCGGAAGCCGTCGATGCTGAGTCGTCCGGAGCGTACTGAGGAAGGGGCAACGCGAAGCCTGGGCAGGACGTTGTAGCGCATTCGTCAAATACCGCTGCAGAAGAGCACAGCAATTTTCAGTATAGACCGACTTTGGGGGGCGTCAATTGTTTTTTTAGTGATCAGTGTCGGGATTTTAATTGATAAAAAACAACGGGTTGTCATAACGATGAAACACAACTCTGCCGGTCATTGAGGCAGAGTTGTGTTGTCGTCCGTGTGCACGGGCGGGGTTGGTCAGCGCACGAATTTCTCGCTGATCTCTTCCAGGATGGCAGGATCATCAATGGTGCTGGGTACGCTGTACTCTTCACCGTCCGCAATCTGGCGGATGACGCGGCGCAGAATTTTGCCAGACCGGGTCTTCGGTAAACGCTCTACCACCATGGCCCGACGGAAGCACGCTATGGCGCCAATCTTGTCGCGGACCATTTCTACCAGTTCTTCTTCCAGTTCATCCTGGTCTATGGTTGCGCCGTCCTTGATCAGCACCAGGCCGACCGGGGTCTGGCCCTTCATGTCGTCGTGGGCGCCTACAACACAGCATTCCGCGACTGCCGGGTGTGAAGCTACCACCTCTTCCATTTCGCCGGTGGACAGGCGATGTCCGGCGACATTGATCACGTCATCGGTCCTGCCCATGATGAACACGTAGCCGTCGTCATCAATAAAGCCGCCGTCGCCGGAGCTGTAAAAGCCGGGAATCGGATCCAGGTAGCTGCTCTGGAAGCGTTTGTCGTCGCCCCATACGGTCATCAGGCACCCCGGTGGCAGGGGCAGTTTGACGGCTATCTGGCCTTGCTCGCCGGCCGGTACCTGGCTGCCTTCCATATCGACGACCTGCACGTTGAAGCCGGGCGACGGTACCGTCGCCGAGCCCGGTTTGGTGGTCATCATTTCAATGCCTACCGGGTTGCAGCAGATGGCCCAGCCGGTTTCGGTCTGCCACCAGTGGTCGAGAATCGGCAGGCCCGTGTGTTCCTTCAGCCATTCGTAGGTGGGTGGGTCCAACCGCTCGCCGGCCAGGAAAATGCGTTTCAGCGACGAGACATCATAGCGGCTTAGCCGATCTGCTTCGGGGTCTTCCTTGCGCACGGCCCGGAAGGCGGTGGGCGCGGTGAACAGCATGTTCACCTTGTGATCCTGGACTACCCGCCAGAAGGCGCCGGCGTCAGGGGTTTTTACCGGTTTGCCCTCATACAGGATGGTGGTGCAGCCGGCGAACAGGGGCGCATAGACAATGTAGCTGTGGCCTACCACCCAGCCCACGTCTGACGCCGCCCAGAAGACATCGCCGGGTTTGGCGTCGTAGACCAGTTTCATGCTGTATTTGAGTGCCACGGCATGGCCGCCGTTGTCCCGCACCACGCCTTTTGGCTTTCCGGTGGTGCCGGAGGTGTAAAGCACATAAAGCGGGTCGGTGGCTTTCACTGGCACCGGATCTGCTGGCTCCGCATTGGCGGTCATGTCGTTCCAGTCGTAATCCCGTCCTTCCGACAGGTTGGCTGTGACTTGCGGCCGCTGGTACACCACACACAGCTCAGGCTTGTGGCTGGATTGCTCAATGGCCCTGTCCACCAACGGTTTGTATTCAATGACCTTGGTGACTTCAATGCCGCAGGAGGCCGTGATCAGCGCCTTGGGCTTGGCATCCTCAATGCGCACCGCAAGTTCGTGGGCAGCAAACCCACCGAAAACCACTGAGTGGATGGCACCCAGGCGGGCACAGGCCAGCATGGCAATGGCTGCCTGCGGAATCATTGGCATGTAGATAATGACCCGGTCACCCTTCTCGATCCCGCGAGCACGCAGGGCGCCGGCAAACAGGGCTACTTCATCCCGTAATTGGTCATAGGTGAAGTGTTGCTG from the Marinobacter sp. LQ44 genome contains:
- the leuA gene encoding 2-isopropylmalate synthase — encoded protein: MAFDHRKYVAFKPVAKKDRRWPDQVIEKAPTWCAVDLRDGNQSLIKPMSVAQKQRLFDLLVKLGFKEIEIGFPAASQPDFDFCRKLIEENRIPDDVKIQVLTQARPELIERTYEALKGAKQAIVHVYNSTSTVQREQVFGLDRAGIRDIAVKGATLVKEIAARYPDTDWTFQYSPESFTGTELDFAAEVIDAVTEVWRPDQGQPVIINLPATVEMSTPNVFADQVEWICENIRYREHISISLHTHNDRGCAVAAAELGVMAGADRIEGTLMGNGERTGNMDLVTMAMNLYSQGIDPTLDLSGMAEITEVVEACTEISTHPRHPYAGELVFTAFSGSHQDAIRKCLARRKEGDAWNVAYLPIDPFDVGRRYEEVVRINSQSGKGGVAYVLERDYDITLPRWLQIEFSKVVQKEAETNGGEIDSHTIHRLFEDRYLKVHEDWSLRSYDLHRDEAGVRAEVVVGSDTSPVTFEGCGLGAVEAVSDGLAKRFGVTVAVEAYDEFALGEGTNANALACIRLTANGQHCSAAALAEDTTSATLQALFSAVAQAVGTDMPAAKTPEAAEAV
- a CDS encoding cold-shock protein, with amino-acid sequence MSDTKTGHVKWFNESKGFGFIAQEGGSDVFVHYSAINSNGFRTLTEGQQVQFTVTQGPKGPQAENVTPL